In Kwoniella dejecticola CBS 10117 chromosome 4, complete sequence, one genomic interval encodes:
- a CDS encoding transcription elongation factor SPT6, which translates to MSSRSAPPEGEGEEIRPYGDERDSSEEESEDDPEEAKRIAEGFIVDEDDDDDEEDEEEDEEERKRRKKERKKKRKREKLRAKREKQREDLKLSEDELELLNENRGLAGSSQARPLKRLRRRSGSLGEGSDGDGGRAEPTLQDMFRDDEDRDRDDDEDDLGDFIEEDEDDMAAQGESEEQRRQRKREEKLKRRQQKASKPELAGVDRASWDEIYAVFGDGQNYDWALDGEDGMDVDDDEDAAKKDLRLEDVFDPAEIKARRLQDEDRAIANNDRPERHQLVNSTLSDNPVFASDTLYPPPDLAAGWAHTKISTRTQYLFCGMHEEGSYPVPTIDNPAPYPAYRRLELAIEFRKAVSSALNMMFVQHLEVPYLWHYKRDAFSKLENQGSSSIQFLERDELWSLYNLGIRFKAIFERNQHTQQSWDKIKSRRPDVQDEYLTTKLLPSICMMSIESAAEGSEWLSYHYAPDLKAVKEDEAIEEGAKRLPERGDNEDLRSGPIMKLVEAYGISVSQVATTFNEPEGQPIPPKNADKLPNDLAEEFAGQGTAFGSPESALQAAGHILTTEFSKDPAIRQQTRDFMEACGVISVTPTDRGMTVIDEYHLYYNFKFLTRKPVQMFKDSPQFLHMLKAEDEGLITINIEADENAVQAFVETLVRCCRSNDYGEISTAWNALRAEICSDVTRKYLVPSAAKWLKEHLKGEASEFVAERCRLELELRVNVRPFSSTNMDQGETPSVLALTNGKGEIRDAIMAVMLDDDGNIRTQTKFDNLRDEVDKQSFVELVEKRKPRVVVIGGLSVQAARLRDDAASALRELAMRSYGQNPPVAEAYQSHEQYQHAVSEFDAQLSPYLIPLIFVNDSTARLYMNSEEAEKEYPNLPVNGRYALGLARYTQNPLNAYAKLGKQIASVTFMEHHQKLINTEKLLIHLERGLVNSVCFMGIEINSCVADAYQRSMLPFISGLGPRKADALVHGIHKQGSLLNRLAFSDLGLFGPTIFENVAGFLTIENDLKDMMLEPENPQEQPDPLDMTRIHPEDYEFAQKMCQDALDLDVEDVTDRHKSEVVQTLMLDDKRAQKLGELNLDDFAFNLQRQGEGNKRHTLGEIVNELIRYRADRRPAFYVPTEWEVVTMLTGETERTIGRGLKVTATVRKAITARVFCQLESGMDAILERDYVADEDQPPVTSCEDFFKPRQAIKAVVIQAEPNRFQVRISTRESDLRQAVAFIQPFRDEPYNDLIRKGQAEDAAAAKKRRQAGKVKRVVNHPNWHVMNSGQAEQFLASQHRGDVVIRPSSKGSDHLAVTWKVDEDIYQHIDVQEIDKPNEYSLGRILRVSGRYSYSDLDELIINHVKAIARKLDEIQSHEKYKAEDDLEAYLKNYVQAHPGRSMYGFSIDSDRPGYVKLCFLNKSTKDGGVIQTWPVAVLPGAYKLNNAEVPGVTELCNAFKLQYSARLAEQGSGGKTPGIRLGKTPLPGGRTPALAGGRTPAPGGMSVNVMRGGATPMYGHGHGHGQPQLQGRTPGQHGMTPNPYGAPPQAAYGGPPNGNGYGGQPGQGGYSSARQPSGPPRPGYGGMTPSNPPPAGMNADRA; encoded by the exons ATGTCATCCCGTTCGGCACCACCGGAAGGGGAGGGCGAGGAGATCCGACCGTACGGGGACGAGCGAGACtcttcagaggaagaatcggaagatgatccagaagagGCCAAACGGATAGCGGAAGGATTCATAgttgacgaggatgacgatgacgacgaggaggatgaagaggaggatgaggaagaacgaaagaggcggaagaaagagcggaagaagaagaggaagagagagaagctCAGAGCGAAACGTGAGAAACAGAGGGAAGATCTGAAGTTGtcagaagatgagctggagttGTTGAATGAGAACAGAGGATTAGCAGGTTCAAGTCAAGCTCGACCCTTGAAGAGATTACGTCGCCGAAGTGGATCATTAGGTGAAGGATCCGACGGAGACGGAGGAAGAGCGGAACCGACCCTGCAGGACATGTTccgtgatgatgaggacagGGATAgggacgatgacgaggatgaccTTGGAGatttcatcgaagaagacgaggatgatatGGCAGCCCAAGGGGAAAGCGAGGAGCAGAGACGACAacgaaagagagaggagaagctgaagagaaggCAACAGAAGGCTTCTAAACCCGAATTAGCTGGTGTCGATCGAGC ATCATGGGATGAGATATACGCGGTCtttggagatggacaaaATTATGATTGGGCATTAGACGGTGAAGATGGGATGGAtgtagatgacgatgaagacgcGGCAAAGAAAGATTTACGCTTAGAAGACGTGTTCGATCCTGCTGAGATCAAAGCTCGACGTCTGCAAGATGAGGACAGAGCAATAGCCAATAACGACCGGCCGGAAAGGCATCAATTGGTCAACTCCACATTGTCAGATAACCCGGTCTTCGCTTCCGATACACTGTATCCTCCACCAGACTTAGCGGCAGGTTGGGCGCATACCAAAATCTCGACCCGTACTCAGTATCTATTCTGTGGGATGCACGAAGAAGGATCGTATCCTGTACCAACAATCGATAACCCGGCGCCGTATCCAGCATACCGACGTTTGGAACTTGCTATCGAATTCAGAAAAGCTGTGTCCTCCGCTCTGAATATGATGTTTGTCCAACATCTCGAGGTACCCTATCTTTGGCATTACAAGAGGGACGCATTCAGTAAGCTGGAAAACCAAGGTTCGTCAAGTATACAATTCTTAGAAAGGGATGAGCTGTGGAGTCTGTATAACCTGGGAATACGGTTCAAAGCTATCTTTGAGAGGAATCAACATACTCAACAATCTTgggacaagatcaaatcgcGTCGCCCGGATGTGCAGGATGAATATCTGACGACAAAGCTCTTGCCGTCGATATGCATGATGAGTATAGAAAGCGCTGCCGAAGGCTCAGAGTGGCTGTCGTATCATTATGCCCCGGACTTGAAAGCCgtgaaggaggacgaggctATAGAGGAAGGTGCGAAACGATTGCCGGAGAGAGGAGACAACGAGGACTTAAGGTCTGGACCAATAATGAAATTggttgag GCGTATGGAATATCGGTATCTCAAGTGGCTACTACGTTCAATGAGCCAGAAGGCCAGCCTATACCGCCGAAGAATGCAGATAAGTTACCCAATGACTTGGCAGAAGAATTTGCTGGACAGGGTACAGCTTTCGGATCGCCGGAATCAGCTCTACAAG CTGCCGGTCATATTCTGACCACCGAATTTTCAAAAGATCCCGCGATTCGCCAGCAGACAAGAGATTTCATGGAAGCTTGCGGTGTCATTAGTGTGACACCAACGGATAGGGGAATGACCGTCATTGACGAATATCACCTGTATTAC AACTTCAAATTCCTCACACGTAAACCCGTCCAAATGTTCAAGGACTCCCCTCAATTCCTGCACATGCtcaaagctgaagacgaaggtCTGATAACGATAAACATAGAAGCGGACGAGAACGCCGTTCAAGCATTCGTCGAAACATTGGTCAGGTGTTGTCGATCAAATGACTATGGAGAGATATCTACCGCTTGGAACGCTTTACGCGCGGAGATTTGCTCGGACGTGACCAGAAAGTATCTGGTACCGTCTGCCGCCAAGTGGTTGAAGGAACACTTGAAGGGTGAAGCGAGCGAATTTGTCGCAGAACGATGTaggcttgagcttgaactg AGAGTCAATGTCCGACCTTTCTCCTCGACAAATatggatcaaggtgaaacCCCATCTGTCTTAGCATTAACCAACGGAAAAGGCGAGATCCGCGATGCAATAATGGCAGTCATGTtagatgacgatggcaaCATCCGAACCCAGACTAAATTCGACAACCTGCGAGACGAGGTGGACAAGCAGTCATTTGTAGAATTAGTGGAAAAGCGAAAACCAAGAGTAGTGGTAATAGGAGGACTCTCAGTGCAAGCCGCTCGACTTCGTGACGACGCCGCATCCGCCTTACGGGAATTAGCCATGAGGTCATACGGTCAAAACCCACCCGTCGCTGAGGCTTATCAGTCTCACGAACAATACCAGCACGCTGTATCCGAATTCGACGCTCAGCTATCCCCATACCTCATACctttgatcttcgtcaacgaCTCCACAGCGAGGTTATACATGAActcagaagaagcagagaaagaATATCCAAATTTACCGGTGAATGGAAGATACGCCTTGGGTTTAGCTAGATACACCCAAAACCCCTTGAACGCATACGCCAAGCTGGGTAAACAAATCGCCTCGGTGACTTTCATGGAACATCATCAGAAATTGATAAACACCGAGAAGCTGTTGATTCACCTCGAACGTGGTCTTGTCAACTCGGTCTGTTTCATGGGTATCGAGATCAATTCTTGTGTGGCGGATGCTTATCAACGGTCTATGTTGCCTTTCATCTCTGGTCTAGGACCACGAAAGGCCGATGCTCTTGTCCATGGTATACATAAACAG GGCTCGCTGCTGAACCGATTGGCTTTCTCCGATCTCGGTCTTTTCGGTCCCACAATATTCGAGAATGTTGCTGGATTCTTGACCATCGAAAATGATCTGAAAGATATGATGCTTGAGCCGGAGAACCCGCAAGAACAACCCGACCCGCTAGACATGACTCGAATACATCCAGAAGATTACGAATTCGCCCAGAAGATGTGTCAAGATGCTCTTGATCtagatgtcgaagatgtcaCCGATAGGCACAAGTCCGAAGTCGTTCAGACCTTGATGCTGGACGACAAGCGAGCGCAGAAATTAGGGGAATTGAATCTGGATGACTTCGCTTTCAACTTGCAacgacaaggagaaggaaacAAACGACACACTCTGGGAGAGATTGTCAATGAGCTGATACGTTATCGAGCCGATCGAAGACCTGCATTCTACGTTCCAACGGAATGGGAGGTGGTCACCATGCTCACTGGAGAGACCGAAAGAACGATAGGCAGAGGTCTAAAGGTTACTGCGACCGTACGAAAAGCTATAACGGCTCGAGTATTTTGTCAATTGGAATCGGGTATGGACGCTATACTGGAAAGAGACTATGtagcggatgaagatcaacCGCCCGTCACGTCTTGTGAAGATTTCTTCAAGCCTCgtcaagctatcaaggcgGTGGTGATTCAAGCTGAACCCAACCGATTCCAAGTCAGGATATCTACCCGAGAATCCGACTTGCGACAAGCCGTAGCGTTTATCCAGCCTTTCCGAGACGAACCGTATAACGACCTGATCCGAAAAGGACAAGCGGAAGATGCTGCAGCAGCCAAGAAACGAAGACAAGCTGGGAAAGTGAAACGAGTGGTGAATCACCCGAATTGGCATGTGATGAATTCAGGGCAAGCCGAACAATTCTTAGCGTCACAACATCGGGGAGATGTGGTCATCCGACCCTCGTCGAAGGGGTCCGATCACTTGGCGGTCACATGGAAAGTCGATGAAGATATATACCAACATATCGACGTGCAGGAGATCGATAAGCCGAATGAGTATTCGCTTGGAAGGATCCTGAGGGTGTCGGGAAGATACAGTTACAGTGATTTGGACGAGTTGATCATTAATCATGTGAAGGCGATAGCGAGGAAATTGGACGAGATTCAGAGTCATGAGAAATAtaaagcggaagatgatcttg AGGCATATCTGAAGAACTACGTCCAAGCTCATCCGGGTCGAAGTATGTATGGCTTCTCGATCGATAGTGATAGACCGGGATATGTCAAGCTGTGTTTCCTGAACAAATCGACAAAGGATGGTGGTGTCATTCAGACTTGG CCTGTAGCCGTCTTACCTGGAGCGTATAAATTGAACAACGCCGAAGTACCTGGAGTCACCGAACTATGTAATGCCTTCAAGCTCCAGTATTCTGCGCGATTGGCAGAACAGGGAAGTGGAGGGAAGACACCTGGTATAAGGCTAGGTAAGACGCCTTTACCCGGAGGTAGAACTCCAGCATTGGCAGGAGGCAGAACACCCGCTCCGGGAGGAATGAGCGTCAACGTCATGCGAGGTGGAGCTACACCGATGTACGGTCAtggacatggtcatggtcaaCCTCAGTTACAGGGTAGAACCCCGGGACAACATGGCATGACTCCGAATCCAT ATGGAGCACCGCCTCAAGCTGCATATGGAGGACCTCCGAATGGCAATGGATATGGAGGACAACCAGGACAAGGCGGATATAGTAGTGCACGACAACCATCAGGACCACCTAGACCAGGGTATGGAGGTATGACACCTTCGAATCCGCCTCCGGCGGGTATGAATGCTGATCGCGCGTGA